The proteins below are encoded in one region of Diceros bicornis minor isolate mBicDic1 chromosome 14, mDicBic1.mat.cur, whole genome shotgun sequence:
- the LOC131413467 gene encoding olfactory receptor 12D1-like, producing MLNQTSVTEFLLLGVTDIQVPQPFLFVVFLTIYFLNVAGNGAILMVIISDPRLHSPMYFFLGNLSCLDICYSTVTLPKMLENFLSMHKVISFLGCITQLHFFYFLGSMEAMVLAVMAFDRFVAICKPLHYPLIMNHQLCTQMAVTIWIIGFFHALLHSIMTSHLNFCGSNLIHHFFCDVKPLLELACGNIEHNQWLLNTVTGIIGMGPLFLMLLSYFYIITHLFCKTSSCSMLHTALSTCASHFMVVILFYASVVFIYIRPASHSSMDQDRVIAIMYSVINPVLNPVIYTLRNKEVRGALSRVIRMRL from the coding sequence ATGCTGAATCAAACATCAGTTACTGAATTTCTCCTCCTGGGAgtaacagacatccaagtaccgCAGCcttttctctttgtggttttcctcacaatttattttctcaatgtGGCTGGGAATGGAGCCATCCTGATGGTTATCATCTCTGATCCAAGACTCCATTCACCTATGTATTTCTTCCTGGGCAATCTGTCATGTCTAGATATCTGCTACTCCACAGTGACACTGCCAAAGATGCTGGAGAACTTCCTCTCTATGCACAAAGTAATTTCTTTCTTGGGATGCATAACCCAGCTTCACTTCTTCTACTTTCTGGGCAGCATGGAGGCCATGGTGTTGGCCGTAATGGCCTTTGACCGCTTTGTGGCTATCTGCAAACCActtcattaccctcttatcatgaatCATCAGCTCTGTACCCAGATGGCTGTCACTATCTGGATCATTGGCTTTTTCCATGCCCTGCTGCACTCCATAATGACCTCTCACCTGAACTTCTGTGGTTCCAACCTTATCCATCACTTTTTCTGTGATGTTAAGCCATTGCTGGAGTTGGCCTGTGGGAACATTGAGCACAACCAGTGGCTGCTCAATACTGTTACAGGGATCATTGGCATGGGTCCATTGTTTTTAATGCTTCTCTCCTATTTCTACATTATCACCCACCTCTTCTGCAAGACTAGTTCTTGCAGCATGCTTCACACAGCATTATCTACTTGTGCCTCCCACTTCATGGTAGTTATTCTTTTCTATGCTTCTGTTGTCTTTATTTACATTCGTCCTGCCTCACATAGCTCCATGGACCAGGACCGGGTCATTGCCATCATGTACAGTGTGATCAATCCTGTGCTAAATCCAGTGATCTATACTTTGAGGAATAAGGAAGTAAGGGGAGCCTTGAGTAGAGTGATCAGAATGAGGCTCTAA